A window of the Litorilinea aerophila genome harbors these coding sequences:
- a CDS encoding carbohydrate ABC transporter permease produces MISDALRRAGFMGTRPRGRLARRENLEGWLFASPWILGFLIFTLGPMVASAALSFAQWDIVTPPKWIGFDNFERLGTDASALHALKVTTVYAVVSVPLQIVLGVILALLLNAKISGLRIYRTIYYLPAVLSGVAVALLWRWIFSKEFGLLNLGLSFLGIEGPGWLTDPDWALWALILMSLWGVGDSMVIYLAGLQGIPTELYEAAEVDGANIIRRFFNITLPLLTPVLFFQLIIGIIRSLQVFVQAFIMTDGGPADATLFYVLYLYRNAFLYFRMGYASLLAWVLFVYVLLLTLLVFRSARFWVYYESEARSR; encoded by the coding sequence ATGATCAGCGATGCACTTCGGCGTGCGGGATTCATGGGTACCAGACCTCGAGGCCGCCTCGCACGCCGCGAAAATCTGGAAGGCTGGCTTTTCGCCAGCCCCTGGATTCTTGGCTTTCTCATCTTTACGTTGGGCCCGATGGTGGCCTCAGCTGCACTCTCATTTGCCCAGTGGGATATTGTGACACCGCCAAAGTGGATAGGTTTCGATAACTTCGAGCGCTTGGGCACAGACGCTAGTGCACTCCATGCGCTGAAAGTGACAACAGTCTATGCCGTAGTTAGTGTGCCCCTACAGATCGTCTTGGGCGTTATTCTGGCATTACTACTCAACGCTAAGATCTCCGGTCTTCGTATCTATCGTACAATCTACTACCTGCCGGCGGTGCTTTCCGGCGTGGCCGTGGCTCTGCTCTGGCGCTGGATCTTCTCGAAAGAGTTTGGCCTATTAAACTTAGGTCTGAGCTTTCTAGGTATCGAAGGACCAGGATGGCTTACCGATCCCGACTGGGCACTCTGGGCGCTGATTCTCATGAGCCTCTGGGGGGTCGGTGACAGCATGGTTATCTATCTGGCCGGCCTTCAGGGCATCCCTACCGAACTCTATGAAGCCGCAGAGGTAGATGGAGCTAATATAATACGACGTTTCTTCAACATCACCCTGCCCCTCCTGACCCCTGTGCTGTTTTTCCAACTCATCATTGGTATCATTCGCTCGCTTCAGGTCTTTGTCCAGGCCTTTATCATGACCGATGGCGGCCCAGCGGATGCTACCCTCTTCTACGTGTTGTACCTCTACCGTAATGCTTTTCTTTACTTTCGCATGGGATATGCCTCGCTGCTTGCCTGGGTGCTCTTTGTATACGTCCTGCTATTGACGTTGCTTGTTTTCCGCAGCGCACGGTTCTGGGTCTACTACGAATCAGAGGCAAGGAGTAGATAA
- a CDS encoding alpha-ketoacid dehydrogenase subunit beta — protein sequence MSTPDVQYSISVRNPQGREITFAQAIREALAEEMRRDPRVFIIGEDVAEAGTVFKVLTGLVDEFGPERVIDSPISEAGITGMGVGAAITGMRPVVDIMFGDFITLTMDQMVNQAAKTHYMSGGKLKVPMVLRTTLGATRRSAAQHSQSLHAWFSHIPGLKVAIPATPYDAKGLMKTAIRDDNPVAIFEDKMLYQSKGPVPAEEYTLPFGVADIKRTGTDITLVATSSMVLVALEAAEKLAELGISAEVVDPRTTVPLDRETLIQSAKKTSRAIVIDEGYHSYGVTAELASVIADGAFYYLDAPVKRLGAMDVPVPFSPVLEDLTVPTAEQVVEMAKALCGRH from the coding sequence ATGTCTACGCCTGACGTCCAGTACAGCATTTCGGTGCGCAATCCCCAGGGCCGGGAGATCACCTTCGCCCAGGCCATCCGGGAAGCATTGGCCGAAGAGATGCGGCGGGATCCCCGGGTCTTCATCATCGGCGAAGATGTGGCCGAGGCGGGCACCGTCTTCAAGGTGCTGACCGGCCTGGTGGACGAATTCGGCCCCGAACGGGTCATCGACTCGCCCATCTCCGAGGCCGGCATCACCGGCATGGGGGTGGGCGCCGCCATCACCGGCATGCGGCCGGTGGTGGACATCATGTTCGGCGATTTTATCACCCTGACCATGGACCAGATGGTCAACCAGGCAGCCAAGACCCACTACATGTCCGGCGGCAAGCTCAAGGTGCCCATGGTCCTGCGCACCACCCTGGGTGCCACCCGTCGCTCCGCCGCCCAGCATTCCCAGTCCCTCCACGCCTGGTTCAGCCATATCCCCGGCCTCAAGGTCGCCATTCCCGCCACCCCCTACGATGCCAAGGGCCTCATGAAGACGGCCATCCGAGATGACAACCCGGTGGCCATCTTCGAGGACAAGATGCTCTACCAGAGCAAGGGGCCCGTGCCCGCCGAGGAGTACACCCTGCCTTTCGGCGTGGCCGACATCAAGCGCACCGGCACCGACATCACCCTGGTAGCCACCAGCAGCATGGTCCTGGTGGCTCTGGAGGCCGCCGAGAAGCTGGCAGAGCTGGGCATCAGCGCCGAGGTGGTGGACCCGCGCACCACCGTGCCCCTGGACCGAGAGACCCTCATCCAGTCGGCCAAAAAGACCAGCCGCGCCATTGTCATCGACGAAGGCTACCACTCCTACGGCGTGACGGCCGAGCTGGCCTCGGTGATCGCGGACGGCGCTTTCTACTACCTGGACGCGCCCGTGAAGCGGCTGGGTGCCATGGACGTGCCCGTGCCCTTCTCGCCGGTGCTGGAGGACCTCACCGTACCCACCGCCGAACAGGTGGTGGAAATGGCCAAGGCGCTCTGCGGCCGCCATTGA
- a CDS encoding DegT/DnrJ/EryC1/StrS family aminotransferase: MAKLALNGGTPVCTRSWPRWPQWDEREKSRLLAVLESGEWGGFNELVGEFERAFARLHQARHGLAAVNGTLTLEASLRVLGIGPGDEVIVPPYTFIATANAVRLVGATPVFVDVDPDTYNLDVAAVEAALSPRTRAIIPVHFAGHPVDMDALLPLAERHGLFVVEDAAHAHGSRWRGTPMGTLGHIGSFSLQLSKNLTAGEGGILLTQDDELASKLRSFINQGRTPGGAWYTHGLLGSNLRMTGWQAGILLAQLERFDAQLERRMANARRLNAIFEEIGGLRPMGWDARVDAHAFHLYMLRYEPAAFGGVPRDRFVAALQAEGVPCSTGYAVPLYRQPPLAEPYSRVTSCPVAEQACQEAIWLTQNLLLAEPEAMEEIGLAVLKIREHVGELRLF, translated from the coding sequence ATGGCGAAATTGGCGCTCAACGGCGGGACGCCGGTCTGTACCCGCTCCTGGCCCCGCTGGCCCCAGTGGGACGAGCGGGAAAAGAGCCGCCTGTTGGCGGTGTTGGAGTCCGGCGAATGGGGCGGCTTCAATGAGCTGGTGGGGGAGTTTGAGCGGGCCTTTGCCCGTCTTCACCAGGCGCGCCACGGCCTGGCGGCGGTCAACGGCACCCTGACCCTGGAGGCGTCCCTGCGGGTGCTGGGCATCGGCCCCGGTGACGAGGTCATCGTGCCGCCTTATACCTTCATCGCCACGGCCAACGCCGTGCGGCTGGTGGGCGCGACACCCGTCTTCGTGGACGTGGATCCGGACACCTACAACCTGGATGTGGCCGCGGTGGAGGCGGCCCTCAGCCCCCGGACCCGGGCCATCATTCCGGTGCACTTTGCCGGCCACCCGGTGGACATGGACGCGCTGCTGCCCCTGGCCGAACGTCATGGACTCTTCGTGGTGGAGGATGCGGCCCATGCCCACGGCAGCCGCTGGCGAGGCACGCCCATGGGCACCCTGGGCCACATCGGCTCTTTCAGCCTCCAGTTGAGCAAGAACCTGACGGCCGGAGAAGGGGGCATCCTTTTGACCCAGGACGACGAGCTGGCGTCGAAGTTGCGCAGCTTCATCAACCAGGGGCGCACCCCCGGCGGGGCCTGGTATACCCATGGGTTGCTGGGCAGTAACCTGCGCATGACCGGCTGGCAGGCAGGGATCCTGCTGGCTCAGCTGGAGCGCTTCGACGCGCAGCTGGAACGCCGCATGGCCAATGCTCGCCGCCTCAACGCCATCTTCGAGGAAATTGGCGGACTGCGGCCCATGGGGTGGGATGCCCGGGTGGATGCCCACGCCTTCCACCTTTACATGCTGCGTTACGAGCCGGCTGCCTTTGGCGGCGTGCCTCGGGATCGTTTTGTCGCCGCGCTCCAGGCCGAAGGCGTGCCCTGCTCCACCGGCTACGCGGTGCCCCTCTACCGCCAGCCGCCCCTCGCCGAGCCCTACAGCCGGGTGACGTCCTGCCCTGTGGCGGAGCAAGCCTGCCAGGAGGCCATCTGGCTCACCCAGAACCTGCTCCTGGCCGAGCCAGAGGCCATGGAGGAAATCGGCCTGGCGGTGCTCAAGATCCGGGAGCATGTGGGTGAGTTAAGGCTGTTTTAA
- a CDS encoding carbohydrate ABC transporter permease, with amino-acid sequence MVSQEQTISSQQTAAAVGRRRISLRRRLRESGLALMIHLILIPMAVLFLLPLAWMLSTSLKDASGVFAFPPQWIPDLIRWENYGLAMSVLPFGRFFMNTSIITFTAMFGQLLSCSLVAFAFARLRWSGRHVLFIIVLSTMMLPNQVTLIPTFLLFRQLGWLDTFLPMIVPAFFGGGPFLIFLMRQFFMTLPTELDDAARIDGCNTFGIYWRIILPLAKPVMIAAAIFSFESHWNDFFRPLIYLQSREKFTLSLGLHAFNSDYGRGTDWHLLMAASLVVMLPVILVFFIAQRYFIQGVVFSGVKG; translated from the coding sequence ATGGTATCGCAGGAACAGACGATCTCGTCACAGCAAACTGCGGCCGCTGTCGGACGACGACGGATCAGCCTGCGGCGGCGCCTGCGCGAGTCCGGCCTTGCATTGATGATCCATCTCATCCTCATCCCAATGGCAGTACTCTTTCTCTTGCCGTTGGCCTGGATGTTGTCTACATCTCTCAAAGACGCGTCCGGGGTCTTTGCATTTCCACCCCAATGGATCCCCGATCTAATCCGGTGGGAAAATTACGGTCTGGCCATGAGCGTACTGCCTTTTGGTCGCTTTTTCATGAATACCTCAATCATTACTTTCACGGCCATGTTTGGACAATTGCTCTCATGTTCTCTGGTCGCCTTTGCTTTCGCTCGACTGCGTTGGTCGGGACGCCACGTATTGTTCATCATAGTTCTATCAACTATGATGCTACCCAACCAGGTGACCCTCATCCCCACCTTTCTACTTTTCCGCCAACTCGGTTGGTTAGACACCTTTCTCCCCATGATTGTACCGGCCTTCTTTGGTGGCGGTCCGTTTCTTATTTTTTTGATGCGGCAGTTCTTCATGACGTTGCCCACAGAACTAGACGACGCAGCCCGAATCGACGGATGCAATACTTTTGGCATTTACTGGCGAATTATCTTGCCTCTCGCCAAACCAGTCATGATTGCGGCAGCCATCTTTTCCTTTGAATCTCACTGGAACGACTTTTTCCGGCCCCTCATTTATCTGCAATCAAGAGAAAAGTTCACGCTTTCCCTAGGGTTGCATGCGTTCAACTCGGATTACGGCCGTGGCACCGACTGGCATCTGTTAATGGCGGCGTCACTTGTGGTCATGCTACCCGTCATTCTCGTCTTCTTCATCGCCCAACGTTACTTCATCCAGGGCGTCGTCTTCTCAGGTGTCAAAGGATAA
- a CDS encoding sulfatase-like hydrolase/transferase, with protein sequence MSPPNILFLMADQMQAQVLEPDHVCRTPHLDRLSARGIRFTQAYTPNNICSPSRASLMTGLMPHNHGVLEVLYPKVPDLHVLRSDKPHWAQRLVEAGYRTGYFGKWHVERTNQLNRFGWQVDGGHAGALFRAAEKEILDGEPLKPPCNPALYLNRPIGYGPHLLYGITERPAERRSMGITTTMALRFLEEAVKGPAPWCCFVSFVEPHDPFIAHRDIYTSYAEANLPPPPNADDELADRPGLYRRAQGIWKQLSEAQKQEARACYYASITEIDCQFGRLLDFLETSGQLDNTVIVMTSDHGDLLGAHGLFFKDISAFEEIYRIPLIVSGPDIEKGALCRARVGLHDLCPTLLELAGCKPFDVPDSRSFVQLLQSPYRIGEEWTRGYAEYYGNRYRLTQRVVWNGPWKFVFNGFDFDELYNLDEDPWEMVNLSLDPAYEEQVQQMMHLFWQYARATGDTPLTETLYPALRLGTVGPLFGEETSAVEQSDWDYRR encoded by the coding sequence ATGAGCCCCCCCAACATCCTTTTTCTTATGGCTGACCAGATGCAGGCCCAGGTGTTGGAACCAGACCACGTCTGCCGCACCCCTCATTTAGATCGACTGTCAGCTCGTGGCATACGCTTTACCCAAGCCTACACACCCAACAACATCTGCTCACCCAGCCGGGCCAGTCTAATGACAGGGCTAATGCCCCATAACCACGGCGTGCTGGAAGTGCTCTACCCGAAAGTTCCAGACCTACACGTATTACGCAGCGACAAACCCCACTGGGCTCAACGCCTAGTGGAAGCCGGATATCGAACAGGGTATTTCGGTAAATGGCATGTGGAACGCACTAATCAGCTAAACCGGTTTGGATGGCAAGTGGACGGTGGTCACGCTGGTGCGCTCTTTCGCGCTGCAGAGAAAGAGATATTGGATGGGGAGCCGCTAAAGCCTCCCTGTAACCCGGCTCTCTATCTCAATAGGCCCATTGGATATGGTCCCCATCTGCTCTATGGGATCACGGAACGACCGGCGGAAAGACGCAGCATGGGCATTACCACTACCATGGCGCTACGCTTTTTGGAAGAGGCCGTGAAGGGACCAGCGCCATGGTGCTGTTTTGTTAGCTTCGTCGAGCCTCATGATCCGTTTATCGCCCATAGGGACATATACACCTCGTACGCAGAGGCGAATCTGCCCCCACCTCCCAATGCAGATGACGAGCTGGCAGACCGGCCAGGGCTCTACCGTAGGGCACAGGGCATCTGGAAACAATTGAGTGAGGCCCAGAAACAGGAAGCCCGGGCCTGTTACTACGCATCGATCACCGAGATCGACTGTCAGTTCGGTCGTCTTCTCGATTTTTTGGAAACCAGTGGCCAACTTGACAATACCGTTATCGTGATGACCAGCGATCATGGAGACCTGCTGGGTGCCCACGGACTCTTCTTCAAAGACATCTCAGCTTTTGAAGAGATCTATCGGATCCCCCTGATTGTTAGCGGACCCGACATCGAAAAGGGAGCCCTATGTCGGGCACGAGTCGGTCTACATGACCTATGCCCGACGCTACTAGAATTGGCCGGCTGCAAACCGTTCGACGTCCCGGACTCCCGCTCCTTTGTGCAACTACTCCAGTCGCCATACAGAATCGGCGAAGAGTGGACCCGGGGCTACGCTGAGTACTATGGCAACCGTTATCGCTTGACCCAGCGAGTAGTCTGGAACGGACCATGGAAATTCGTCTTCAACGGTTTCGACTTCGATGAACTCTACAATCTGGATGAGGATCCTTGGGAGATGGTGAACTTGTCCCTGGATCCGGCCTACGAAGAGCAAGTGCAGCAGATGATGCACCTCTTCTGGCAATACGCCCGAGCAACTGGCGATACACCGCTCACCGAGACCCTCTATCCCGCTCTTCGTTTGGGCACTGTTGGGCCGCTGTTCGGAGAGGAGACATCCGCAGTGGAACAATCTGACTGGGACTATCGGCGATAA
- a CDS encoding thiamine pyrophosphate-dependent dehydrogenase E1 component subunit alpha has translation MYEQMCKIRSFEEAANELYTSARMPGLAHLYIGEEAIAVGVCEALRRDDYITSTHRGHGHCLAKGAALDRMFAELLGKAPGYCRGKGGSMHIADQDTGNLGANAIVGGSAGIATGAALSIKMRGTDQVAVCFFGDGALGQGLLYEAMNMAQLWQLPVIYVCENNQYNEYTHNRETTAGSMLGRAQAFGLEAAEVDGQDVRAVFHTMQRLVARARRGEGPAFLLCHTYRFRGHHVGDIDRSFYRSAEEEAWWQTHRDPLKLLADWLMAEGGVEPPIFDRIQQTVRSEVEAAVQFALNAPYPDPSEVDRHVYA, from the coding sequence ATGTACGAGCAGATGTGCAAGATCCGCTCCTTCGAGGAGGCGGCCAACGAGCTCTACACCAGCGCACGCATGCCCGGCCTGGCCCACCTCTACATCGGCGAGGAGGCCATCGCCGTGGGCGTCTGCGAAGCCTTGCGTCGGGACGACTACATCACCAGCACCCATCGAGGGCACGGCCACTGCCTGGCCAAGGGCGCCGCGCTGGACCGCATGTTCGCCGAGCTCTTGGGCAAGGCGCCCGGCTACTGCCGCGGCAAGGGTGGCTCCATGCACATCGCCGATCAGGACACGGGCAACCTGGGCGCCAACGCCATCGTGGGCGGCAGCGCGGGCATCGCCACCGGCGCTGCCCTCTCCATCAAGATGCGGGGCACCGATCAGGTGGCGGTCTGCTTCTTCGGCGACGGCGCCCTGGGCCAGGGCCTCCTCTACGAGGCCATGAACATGGCCCAGCTCTGGCAACTGCCGGTCATCTACGTCTGCGAGAACAACCAGTACAACGAGTACACCCACAACCGGGAGACCACCGCCGGCAGCATGTTGGGACGGGCCCAGGCCTTCGGTCTGGAAGCGGCGGAGGTGGACGGCCAGGATGTGCGGGCCGTGTTCCACACCATGCAACGCCTGGTGGCCCGTGCCCGGCGGGGCGAGGGGCCGGCCTTCCTCCTCTGTCATACCTACCGCTTCCGAGGCCACCACGTGGGCGACATCGACCGCTCCTTCTACCGCTCTGCCGAAGAAGAGGCCTGGTGGCAGACCCACCGGGACCCCCTCAAGCTGCTGGCCGACTGGCTCATGGCCGAGGGCGGGGTAGAACCGCCCATCTTTGACCGCATCCAGCAGACGGTGCGCAGCGAGGTAGAAGCCGCCGTCCAGTTCGCCCTGAACGCTCCCTACCCGGACCCCAGCGAGGTGGATCGCCATGTCTACGCCTGA
- a CDS encoding dihydrolipoamide acetyltransferase family protein — protein sequence MPKEVYMPALGMNQETGTLLRWLKAEGEEVRQGEPLMEVATDKAEVEIEAPASGILRRVTAREGDEVPVGQVIALIAAPDEPFPQEAQAEPAAPPQPLPPSRPAVSPVAARIAAEHNVDLSQVQSSGPRIQKDDVLAHLAARAASSPQAVPRLTPASPKARRLAAEHGLDLAAVPGSGPAGAVLAGDVLAHLEQAVEPATPSTQALPQSRLWSRMVARLTESWQTVPHFYLAREVDAGRLMAWRQSLADRLSERVTYTDLLVKLVAVALRRHPRLNAAWHDGTIVANPAIHIGVAVAVEEGLLVPVIHHADTLGVAQIAARRKELVERAQAGRLTPDDLEGGTFTLSNLGMYGVDSFWAIVNPPQAAILAVGRIVEKVAPVAGQPAVRPMLALHLSCDHRVVDGARAAPFLDTLAALVEDPLRALD from the coding sequence ATGCCGAAAGAAGTCTACATGCCCGCCCTGGGCATGAACCAGGAGACGGGGACCCTCCTGCGCTGGCTGAAGGCTGAGGGCGAAGAGGTCCGCCAGGGCGAACCCCTGATGGAGGTCGCCACCGACAAGGCGGAGGTGGAGATCGAAGCGCCCGCCTCGGGTATCCTGCGCCGGGTGACGGCCCGGGAAGGGGACGAAGTGCCCGTGGGCCAGGTCATCGCCCTCATCGCCGCGCCGGATGAGCCCTTCCCCCAGGAGGCTCAGGCGGAGCCTGCTGCTCCCCCCCAGCCTTTGCCCCCGTCCCGGCCGGCGGTCAGCCCGGTGGCCGCCCGCATCGCCGCCGAGCACAACGTGGACTTGAGCCAGGTGCAGTCCTCCGGCCCCCGCATCCAGAAGGACGACGTGCTGGCCCACCTGGCCGCCCGCGCTGCCTCATCCCCGCAGGCCGTCCCCCGGCTTACGCCAGCATCGCCCAAAGCCCGCCGCCTGGCGGCAGAGCATGGCCTGGATCTGGCCGCTGTGCCCGGCAGCGGCCCCGCGGGCGCAGTGCTGGCCGGGGACGTGTTGGCCCACCTGGAGCAGGCGGTAGAACCGGCCACCCCGTCCACCCAGGCCCTGCCCCAGTCTCGCCTGTGGTCGCGGATGGTGGCGCGCCTGACAGAGAGCTGGCAGACGGTTCCCCACTTTTACCTGGCCCGGGAGGTGGATGCCGGCCGCCTGATGGCCTGGCGGCAGTCGCTGGCGGACCGGTTGAGCGAGCGGGTCACCTACACGGATCTGCTGGTGAAGCTGGTGGCCGTGGCCCTGCGCCGCCATCCGCGCCTCAACGCCGCCTGGCACGACGGCACCATCGTGGCCAACCCCGCGATCCACATCGGTGTGGCCGTAGCCGTAGAGGAGGGGCTGCTGGTGCCGGTGATCCACCACGCGGATACCCTGGGCGTGGCCCAGATTGCGGCCCGCCGCAAGGAGCTGGTGGAGCGGGCCCAGGCCGGTCGGCTTACCCCCGACGACCTGGAGGGGGGGACATTCACCCTGAGCAACCTGGGCATGTACGGCGTCGACAGCTTCTGGGCCATCGTCAACCCACCCCAGGCTGCCATCCTGGCGGTAGGGCGCATTGTGGAGAAGGTGGCCCCTGTGGCGGGTCAGCCGGCAGTGCGTCCCATGCTGGCCCTGCATCTTTCCTGTGACCACCGGGTAGTGGACGGCGCGCGGGCTGCTCCCTTCCTGGACACCCTGGCCGCCCTGGTGGAAGATCCCCTGCGTGCCCTGGATTGA
- a CDS encoding CehA/McbA family metallohydrolase domain-containing protein, with the protein MKVRYEGATEFVATDKEPKPIKVIVECPEGLTAGTDVRVSISTFHSYTRVWTLDGIEVENGNGRFVLGHGLPHTWHQMTRGGVGPAGGGLIGRPVGEVYLCTIQITQSLSPGAHLVFAFRAAASPHADVEGSLLVKVRAPGVESFEPVGEPMPLHNAPGDPVRLEVRWAAAPDAHGKHRAVVFATDELLNPVLGYRGTITLKADEAVEGLPKEIKMGTDGRGVIDGIQVTNQGPVRVEVRDAARDLEARSAPIRLPVPDDLKHYFGAIHFHTRLSVDGDRDPRRAYAYVRDYLNLDVVAMTDHAPVGFLWEECIAVNEEFYEPGYFVTIPAWESSTAYGHANLYLRSPHLDAGPWYWDPDICPSEITWPQDVVMVPHHTNAGQIFAPGEHREMMDKGIYWAKYNWAIPNKRARLVEIVQGRGNFEADALDEQWGIRMGGQGASVQDALAQGWRLGFVAGSDNHAGYPTQRDGQYVGITCFRADALTREAIWQAMDRRRTYATSGVPIVCDFWVNGVASGGEAILVDREGVNFTARLYGTAPIEIVQIISNGHCVWQDQPNRWDIEYDELELPVPAGEWAYYYLRLRQADGHRAWLSPVWLDREYN; encoded by the coding sequence ATGAAAGTGCGCTACGAAGGTGCCACTGAATTCGTGGCCACGGACAAAGAACCCAAACCCATCAAAGTGATCGTGGAATGCCCGGAGGGTTTGACAGCCGGAACCGACGTGCGGGTCTCGATCAGCACCTTCCACTCCTATACCCGGGTGTGGACACTCGATGGAATCGAGGTGGAAAATGGAAACGGGCGCTTCGTGCTAGGACACGGCCTGCCCCATACCTGGCACCAAATGACGCGAGGAGGGGTAGGGCCAGCCGGTGGCGGACTAATTGGCCGCCCCGTAGGAGAGGTTTACCTCTGTACGATCCAAATTACCCAATCGCTCAGTCCCGGTGCGCACCTTGTTTTCGCTTTCCGGGCCGCAGCCTCTCCCCACGCCGATGTGGAAGGATCCCTCCTGGTGAAGGTACGTGCACCAGGCGTAGAGTCTTTCGAACCGGTGGGGGAACCTATGCCGCTGCACAATGCACCCGGTGATCCCGTGCGCCTGGAAGTACGCTGGGCTGCCGCTCCCGACGCACACGGAAAGCATCGAGCGGTGGTCTTCGCCACCGATGAATTACTCAACCCTGTTCTCGGATATCGCGGAACGATCACGCTAAAGGCGGACGAGGCGGTGGAAGGGTTGCCCAAAGAAATCAAAATGGGTACGGACGGGAGAGGAGTAATTGATGGTATCCAGGTGACCAATCAGGGACCTGTACGCGTCGAGGTTCGGGACGCGGCACGAGATCTGGAAGCCCGCAGTGCACCCATCCGACTTCCAGTCCCAGACGATCTGAAGCACTATTTTGGTGCCATACACTTCCACACCCGTCTCTCAGTAGATGGAGATCGGGATCCACGGCGGGCCTACGCTTATGTCCGAGACTATCTGAATCTAGACGTGGTAGCGATGACCGACCACGCACCTGTGGGGTTTCTGTGGGAAGAATGCATAGCAGTCAATGAGGAATTCTACGAGCCGGGCTATTTCGTCACCATTCCCGCCTGGGAAAGTTCAACCGCCTACGGTCATGCTAACCTCTATCTACGTTCTCCGCACCTGGATGCCGGTCCCTGGTACTGGGATCCGGACATCTGCCCATCAGAGATTACCTGGCCCCAGGATGTAGTTATGGTGCCTCATCATACCAATGCCGGGCAGATCTTCGCTCCCGGCGAACATCGGGAGATGATGGATAAGGGTATCTATTGGGCCAAATATAATTGGGCGATCCCCAACAAACGGGCTCGGCTGGTTGAGATCGTCCAAGGCCGAGGAAATTTTGAGGCAGATGCGCTGGACGAGCAATGGGGCATTCGCATGGGTGGCCAGGGAGCTTCCGTACAAGATGCACTGGCCCAAGGTTGGCGCCTGGGATTCGTCGCCGGCTCAGACAACCATGCAGGTTATCCAACCCAGCGGGACGGCCAATATGTGGGAATAACCTGCTTTCGAGCAGATGCACTGACCAGAGAAGCCATCTGGCAAGCAATGGATCGGCGACGGACCTACGCTACCTCAGGCGTACCAATTGTCTGTGATTTCTGGGTAAACGGCGTCGCCTCCGGCGGTGAAGCCATTTTGGTGGATAGAGAAGGTGTAAACTTTACGGCTCGTCTATACGGCACGGCTCCCATTGAAATCGTGCAAATTATATCAAATGGACACTGCGTGTGGCAGGACCAGCCGAATCGATGGGACATAGAATACGATGAATTAGAACTGCCTGTACCAGCAGGAGAATGGGCTTATTACTATCTTCGGTTGCGCCAAGCTGACGGCCATCGCGCATGGCTAAGCCCGGTGTGGCTGGACCGTGAGTACAATTAA